A stretch of DNA from Actinomycetota bacterium:
AGCCGAAACCTAGCAGGTTGGCAGCGTGGGGGGTCCTACTTCCACGAGCGCGGCGCCTTGCTAGACTCCCGTGCTGAGCCCTCGGGCTCTCGCGCGGATGTAGTTCAATGGTAGAACGCAAGCTTCCCAAGCTTGAGGTGGGAGTTCGATTCTCCTCATCCGCTCCACCGATCCTTGACGCATCGATCTCGACATTCAGTGTTATTTCGGGCGAGGATGCCGCCGCGTGCCCGCGAAGCGTCTTCGTCGATCGGCCGATGCCGACGCTGTCCCGGGGCGTGGCGGCCTCAGCGATGGACGGGGGAGGTGGCTGAACGCAGTAGGGCGCCACCGAGTCGGTTGATCTCATCAATTGGAAGGGGGTCCAGGTGAACCCACTGAGAAGGACTGCGTTCGTTGCAGGCGTGCTCTTCATCATCACCTTCGTCACCTCTATTCCAGCCGCGCTCGTGCTCTACACCCCGGTCCTCGACCACGCCCGCTACATCGTCGGCGCCGGCGCTGACAACCGCATCGCCCTCGGAGCGCTCCTCGAGATGATCCTCATCATCGCCAATGTCGGCACGGCCGTCGTGCTGTTCCCGATCCTCAAGCGGCAGAACGAAGGCCTCGCTCTCGGCTATGTCACCGCCCGTCTCGTCGAGAGCGCCTTCATCGCCGTCGGCATCCTCAGCCTGCTGGCGGTCGTGACGTTGCGCCAAGACGTCGGCGCCGCCGCGGCGGATGCGGGCTCGCTCGTCATGGTCGGAAGGTCGCTCGTCGCGATCCACGACTGGACGTTCCTGCTCGGGCCTGGCTGGGTCGTCGGCGTGGGGAACGGGTTGCTGCTGGGCTACCTGATGTACCGATCCGGCCTCGTGCCACGGGGCATGGCGATGCTGGGGCTGATCGGAGGTCCGCT
This window harbors:
- a CDS encoding DUF4386 domain-containing protein, translating into MLFIITFVTSIPAALVLYTPVLDHARYIVGAGADNRIALGALLEMILIIANVGTAVVLFPILKRQNEGLALGYVTARLVESAFIAVGILSLLAVVTLRQDVGAAAADAGSLVMVGRSLVAIHDWTFLLGPGWVVGVGNGLLLGYLMYRSGLVPRGMAMLGLIGGPLILISGSLVLLNVIDRGSAPQAIATAPEFVWELSLGIYLMVKGFKPSPITAGLASPAPTAAAV